The proteins below are encoded in one region of Dama dama isolate Ldn47 chromosome 21, ASM3311817v1, whole genome shotgun sequence:
- the SLC25A32 gene encoding solute carrier family 25 member 32 isoform X2 produces the protein MRFSTFYSDVGVYVGGDGVSDGLELRPKYKGILHCLTTIWKLDGLRGLYQGVTPNVWGAGLSWGLYFFFYNAIKSYKTEGRAERLEATEYLISAAEAGAMTLCITNPLWVTKTRLMLQYDGVVNASQRQYKGMFDTLVKIYKYEGVRGLYKGFIPGLFGTSHGALQFMAYELLKLKYNQHINRLPEAQLSTVEYISVAALSKIFAVAATYPYQVIRARLQDQHMFYNGVLDVMTKTWRKEGIGGFYKGIAPNLIRVTPACCITFVVYENVSHFLLGLRKDDIN, from the exons ATGAGATTTTCTACTTTCTATTCTGATGTTGGTGTGTATGTTGGTGGAGATGGTG TGAGTGACGGATTGGAACTGAGACCAAAATATAAAGGAATTTTGCATTGCTTGACCACCATTTGGAAACTTGATGGACTACGGGGACTTTACCAAGGAGTAACCCCAAATGTGTGGGGTGCAGGTTTATCCTGGGGACTCTACTTTTTTTT ttacAATGCCATCAAGTCATATAAGACAGAAGGCAGAGCAGAACGGTTGGAGGCAACAGAGTATCTCATCTCAGCTGCTGAAGCTG GAGCCATGACCCTCTGCATCACCAACCCACTATGGGTAACAAAAACTCGCCTTATGTTACAGTACGATGGTGTTGTTAATGCTTCACAGCGGCAATATAAAGGAATGTTTGATACGCTTGTGAAAATATATAAGTATGAAGGTGTGCGTGGATTGTATAAG gggTTTATTCCTGGGCTGTTTGGAACATCACATGGTGCCCTTCAGTTTATGGCATATGAATTATTGAAGTTGAAATACAACCAACATATCAATAGATTACCAGAAGCACAATTG AGCACAGTAGAATATATATCAGTTGCAGCACTATCCAAAATATTTGCTGTGGCAGCAACATACCCCTACCAGGTTATAAGAGCTCGTCTGCAAGATCAGCACATGTTTTACAATGGTGTATTGGATGTAATGACGAAGACATGGAG GAAAGAAGGCATCGGTGGATTTTACAAAGGGATTGCCCCCAATTTGATTAGAGTTACTCCAGCCTGCTGTATTACCTTTGTGGTATATGAAAATGTCTCACATTTTTTACTTGGCCTGAGAAAAGATGACATAAACTAA